One Spinacia oleracea cultivar Varoflay chromosome 4, BTI_SOV_V1, whole genome shotgun sequence DNA segment encodes these proteins:
- the LOC110801414 gene encoding MADS-box transcription factor 27-like isoform X3: MRATTSCHLLLLNLRRHLQLRRASKPCNNQKKVPLKYSSFFLATVCQVSWIQQGHSSETACEQQFWQREATNLRQQLQYLQESHRKLMGQELSGLSTKDLQNLENQLETSLKSVRMKKDQLLSEEIRELNQRGAIIHQDNIELYKQFNLAQQQNSELQKKVFTTEEMNQIQQHPHMSYNGKNNYHMNSAINLQLSQPEQQNDETSTRNMKLCLQLH, encoded by the exons AAGACATCTGCAACTCAGAAGAGCCTCAAAGCCCTGCAACAATCAGAAAAAAGTtccactaaaatatagttcgtTTTTTTTGGCAACGGTGTGTCAGGTATCATGGATTCAACAAGGCCACAGCTCGGAAACAGCATGTGAACAACAG TTTTGGCAAAGGGAGGCAACAAACTTGAGGCAACAACTGCAATATTTACAAGAAAGCCACAG GAAACTTATGGGGCAAGAACTTTCAGGTTTAAGCACTAAAGACTTGCAGAACTTGGAAAATCAATTGGAAACAAGTCTGAAAAGTGTACGAATGAAAAAG GACCAACTCCTATCAGAAGAGATCAGAGAACTAAACCAAAGG GGAGCTATTATTCATCAAGACAATATTGAGCTCTATAAGCAATTTAATCTCGCGCAACAACAAAATTCAGAACTACAAAAGAAG GTGTTCACAACTGAGGAGATGAATCAGATACAGCAACACCCACACATGTCATACAATGGCAAAAACAATTATCACATGAACTCAGCAATCAATCTCCAACTAAGCCAGCCAGAGCAGCAGAATGATGAAACATCTACAAGAAATATGAAACTATG CTTGCAACTGCATTAG
- the LOC110801428 gene encoding uncharacterized protein produces the protein MAISLLFSCRRNPSSPSSFQQLRQLRSDATLEAIARAAEEKTPVVALYNYPSFSGAYSALFAHLFHSHLRRPCLLLPFSSVIPFRVEDLCYEGLKTCYFLDFIGPKGFAVELWRRTACEVICFDHRKLTLPKIPSVEDCSGKLTFHVDVGRSSSRAVFEYFSSQPECMKSPVGNGVASSLLNSNGRIELLLNYLEDGDLRRWRLPDIQAFSIGISEWRSKLNCIVNPHMFDQLLEMNVTELITKGNSNISTRKDAAKVFLEKSFKLRLGRGFYGECLGVRADSNPDLSDEIGKELSLKSAAAGLRSIGAVVFMQRKNLKVCLRSMDGNTDTSEIAKAYGGGGLPSSSSFIIRMDEYNQWLSVNLSS, from the exons ATGGCAATATCTCTCCTCTTTAGCTGCCGGAGAAACCCATCATCACCGTCGTCGTTCCAACAACTCCGGCAACTACGATCAGATGCGACACTAGAGGCAATCGCAAGAGCTGCCGAGGAGAAAACGCCAGTAGTAGCGCTGTACAACTACCCTTCATTTTCCGGTGCTTATTCAGCTCTCTTCGCTCACCTCTTCCACTCTCACCTCCGCCGCCCTTGCCTCCTCCTCCCGTTTTCCTCCGTCATACCTTTCAG GGTTGAAGATCTGTGTTATGAAGGACTCAAGACATGCTATTTCCTTGATTTCATTGGCCCGAAAGGATTTGCTGTGGAGCTTTGGCGGAGGACAGCTTGCGA AGTGATATGCTTCGATCATAGAAAATTGACACTTCCAAAGATTCCTTCAGTCGAGGATTGTTCTGGGAAACTAACGTTTCATGTTGATGTTGGGAGGAGTAGCTCAAGGGccgtttttgaatatttttcaaGCCAGCCTGAATGCATGAAATCACCTGTTGGAAAT GGTGTGGCTAGTAGTTTGCTAAACTCAAATGGTCGTATAGAACTACTCTTGAACTATCTTGAAGATGGAGATCTACGTCGATGGAGGTTGCCTGACATTCAGGCTTTTAGTATTGGGATTTCAGAATGGAGGTCGAAGTTGAACTGTATCGTTAATCCACACATGTTTGACCAG CTACTGGAGATGAATGTTACGGAACTGATTACCAAGGGAAATTCCAATATTTCAACTCGAAAAGATGCGGCAAAAGTATTTCTAGAAAAATCTTTTAAACTTCGGCTAGGTCGAGGATTCTATGGGGAGTGCCTG GGAGTTAGAGCTGATAGCAATCCAGACCTGAGCGATGAAATTGGGAAAGAACTTAGTTTGAAGAGTGCTGCAGCTGGCTTAAG GTCTATAGGAGCTGTAGTTTTCATGCAACGTAAGAACCTGAAAGTGTGTCTGAGAAGTATGGATGGAAATACGGACACCTCTGAGATTGCAAAG GCATATGGTGGTGGAGGTTTGCCTAGTTCTAGCTCCTTCATCATAAGGATGGATGAATATAACCAGTGGCTCTCAGTCAATTTGTCAAGTTAA